In Humulus lupulus chromosome 6, drHumLupu1.1, whole genome shotgun sequence, a single genomic region encodes these proteins:
- the LOC133784534 gene encoding polyadenylate-binding protein-interacting protein 4-like, with amino-acid sequence MSFITFTCLLHSGIILKMARLTKDGSSRGQKSPVESVSKPPAKTLIIPSKELVQVIAKDVSVTSEGFLDEAQCEKQQEQIWSLEMYGV; translated from the exons ATGAGCTTTATCACATTCACCTGTTTGTTACATTCAGGAATTATATTGAAGATGGCTCGCTTGACAAAAGATGGTAGCTCTCGAGGACAAAAGTCTCCCGTGGAGTCAGTTAGCAAGCCTCCCGCAAAGACATTGATTATACCTTCTAAAGAACTTGTGCAAGTTATAGCAAAG GATGTTTCTGTTACAAGTGAGGGGTTTTTAGATGAGGCTCAGTGTGAAAAACAGCAAGAACAAATTTGGAGCTTAGAAATGTATGGAGTATGA